A region from the Engraulis encrasicolus isolate BLACKSEA-1 chromosome 18, IST_EnEncr_1.0, whole genome shotgun sequence genome encodes:
- the ppm1ab gene encoding protein phosphatase, Mg2+/Mn2+ dependent, 1Ab isoform X4 translates to MRMWMFTKLCVTLALRDLWGLRMTQREVRTFRKRMGAFLDKPKMEKHNAHGEGNSLRFGLSSMQGWRVEMEDAHTAVIGLPNGLQPWSFFAVYDGHAGSQVARYCCEHLLDHITNNPDFWGVGWGSMGSVAVTPTGGGSGSKRGSMVEETSERSESRSSSVTSLSVEPSVENVKKGIRTGFLQIDEHMRALSERKHGADRSGSTAVGVMISPRHIYFINCGDSRALLSRGGRVHFFTQDHKPSNPAEKERIQNAGGSVMIQRVNGSLAVSRALGDFDYKCVHGKGPTEQLVSPEPEVYEIERSESEDEFVVLACDGIWDVMANEELCDFVRSRLELTDDLESVCNEIVDTCLYKGSRDNMSVVLVCFPGAPKISPEAVKREEELDKHLHNRVEELAKLQQQGAEGMPGLVHVMRTLATEDIPNLPPGGGLASKHSLVEAAYSNLKPHKNDSNCGASASRAHGTSRL, encoded by the exons ATGCGTATGTGGATGTTCACAAAATTATGTGTGACATTAGCACTACGTGACTTGTGGGGATTGAGAATGACTCAG AGAGAAGTGCGTACGTTCAGAAAGAGAATGGGTGCCTTCCTGGACAAGCCAAAAATGGAGAAGCACAACGCGCACGGCGAGGGCAACAGCCTGCGCTTCGGCCTCAGCAGCATGCAG GGCTGGCGCGTGGAGATGGAGGACGCGCACACGGCGGTCATCGGCCTGCCCAACGGCCTCCAGCCCTGGTCCTTCTTCGCCGTGTACGACGGGCACGCCGGCTCGCAGGTGGCACGCTACTGCTGCGAGCACCTGCTGGACCACATCACCAACAACCCCGACTTCTGGGGCGTGGGCTGGGGAAGCATGGGCTCAGTGGCAGTCACCCCGACAGGTG GTGGTTCAGGTAGCAAGCGGGGTAGCATGGTAGAGGAGACGTCGGAGAGGTCAGAGAGCAGGTCATCGTCGGTGACGTCCTTGTCCGTGGAGCCATCGGTGGAGAACGTGAAGAAGGGCATCCGCACGGGCTTCCTGCAGATCGACGAGCACATGCGCGCGCTGTCGGAGCGCAAGCACGGCGCGGACCGCAGCGGCAGCACGGCGGTCGGGGTGATGATCTCGCCACGCCACATCTACTTCATCAACTGCGGAGACTCGCGCGCCCTGCTGAGCCGCGGCGGCCGCGTGCACTTCTTCACACAG GACCACAAACCCAGCAACCCGGCCGAGAAGGAACGCATCCAGAACGCCGGCGGCTCCGTGATGATCCAGCGGGTCAACGGCTCCCTGGCCGTCTCGCGGGCCCTCGGCGACTTCGACTACAAGTGCGTGCACGGCAAGGGCCCCACGGAGCAGCTGGTGTCGCCCGAGCCGGAGGTGTACGAGATCGAGCGTTCAGAGAGCGAGGACGAGTTCGTGGTGCTGGCCTGTGACGGCATCTGGGACGTCATGGCCAACGAGGAGCTGTGCGACTTTGTGCGCTCGCGCCTGGAGCTCACAGACGACCTCGAGAGCGTCTGCAACGAGATTGTGGACACCTGTTTGTACAAG GGAAGTCGAGACAACATGAGCGTGGTGCTGGTATGTTTCCCCGGGGCGCCCAAGATCTCCCCTGAGGCTGTGAAGAGGGAAGAGGAACTGGACAAGCATCTACATAACAGAGTGGAAG AGCTGGCTAAGCTGCAGCAGCAGGGTGCTGAAGGTATGCCAGGCTTAGTCCATGTGATGCGGACATTAGCCACCGAGGACATCCCAAACCTTCCACCGGGGGGAGGGCTCGCCAGCAA